ACAAAGTTTTGCAGGCCTTCTTCTTTACATAACTCAACTATCTGTTCTAGAACATCTACACTTGTGGTTTCACCAATTAAAGATTTTTTGAAGATATCATTACAGCAATCTTCATCATCTAGAACGATATGCCTCGACATATTTGCATTGGTTTGGATATGAGTTGTGGGGTTCATGGTGTCGGAGGTTGTATTAGGTCTAAAGTGGTGAGGCTCGTGGTTGGACTCGTGGTTAGGTTCAGGTGCCTGTGCTTTTGGGGTATGATGTGAGTTTGGCGTGTGTTTAGGTGTGTATTTTGAGTGGAATGGTGTGCTGGGTTATCGGTTATTAGGTTGAGGTTTTTGATAGTTGTTTCCGGTGATATTATGGTTATAGGTTGGGATTCGATAGTGGGTACTTGGGTAATGGTTAGGTGGTTGAGTACGGTTTGGGAGATTTGGGAAATTTGATTCGGTAAAGGAGTAGGGGCGGTGCCGGTTTGGAGGAGGGTTGCGATTTGGGTAAGGTTTCCTAGCCGAATGATTCACAACGTCGTTAAAATTCCTACCATCGTGAAAAGCTCTCAGCGTTGGATCGAACTTTTGGTATTCTTCTTGTCGTCGACCATTTCTAGTATGGTTCTGCAAATTTGATGATATCGACTTTTCGTTTCTCGCCCTGTAAACCCTCAAGTACAAATCTCCAAGTTGAATTTTTCTTAAATGTTCAGCAAATCTGCCAGGATTATCAACATCTTCGTACCTAACGAATCCAAATTTTTGTCCACTAGGTAGACATCTCCTGGCCATATAAATTTCTGCTACCTTTCCATGCCTTTTGAATAAACGCCATAGATCCGTCACCTTCCAAGATGTGGGGTAATTGAAGAACAAGAACGATGTGATTCGTTTGTCGTGAACCCTTGAGGAAGGATTCTGGTAGTACTTTCCCTTGTAGCGAGGATTATATAAGAATGCATTACGGTAGCCTAAAGTTCGAATTATATAGTACTCCGTAGCTCGTTAGAGATGTAATCATGTAAACAAAAATATGAAGTTGGTTGAGTGATTTGAGATATATATTACAATctaatatttaaatataaatataaatctatataGATTCAAGTCATGCTGCCAAATTTATTTTAGTTATCTAAATTTTTTATACAGTATTATATGAATGATCTTATTTTAACTACTGTATACAGGTACATGGAAACTAAAAacaattataattagtattttttCTACGTATGTAATATATAGCCATATATCATAAACTGAATGTATAGTAACGATATTGATGGTTGATTTTATTCTCGATTGaagttgatgttattattattagtaatattatttatgaaaTTTAAACTCTATATCAAGTAGCTTACAAGAAATGATCTAATCTCTCATTAAATTTTAAATGTTAACTGTAAATTTGTATGTATATAAATCAAACGGTGTAAAACAACATTTTACACTACAAATTAGTGGGCTTATTGAAAATTACGTTTAAAAATCGGACTTTTTtctccgttggtccttcaattatacacgaaattgcaatccgagttcctcaagttttttttggattttcgagtccttaaaattgcaaaattttgcaatccgggtccctccgtctaacttccgtctaaattggccgttaaccattgacatgtgccatgcatgtgagggtaaaatcgtctttttactcttttcttcgacttttttgcttcgttggtccttcgtttatacacaaaattgcaatccgagtccctcaactttttaattcgaatttttatctttttttttttatctttaattcatactttttatattaatggtTTACAATTAGTATTTTGTATTGAAATCTgatgaaaaattatttttataatttttaaaaagaAACAATTATCGCACCAAAAAATGTAACAAACTtgcaccaaatcatcatcgattgtAACAAACTATTCCTTCTACAATTTCAATATAACAAACTCTTTACCGACTATTTATTTATGACTAACAAGTGAACAAAAGTAATCTTCTACAGCTGGAAAAATGGTGACGTCACCACTCACCACTTGTTCAACCAGAAGCTTACTTTTATACATTTTGGTAACAAATTTGAAAATGATCTTTCGCTAGTTCGTTACATTCGTTACATATTGATGATAATATGGTGAAAATTTATTAGATAAAGCAAAATAAAATTCGAAGTGGCAAATTATACCCTATTTTCGGCCAATCCAAGCTGAGTAACACCATTACAATTACTCAACCTATCATAAGGATCTTCAGAAGATTTATCCAATCCAATATAATAAGACGAATCATTAGCTTTAGCAATCGAACAAACCCTAGCAGACACGTGCGGTTTACCAATCGAGGCAGGTGACAACAACAAATTAGACAGTGAAGCTGACCTAGAAAGTTCCGTCGTCGGTGACGGAGGGTCCGACGAGTGTTGTTCGCGTGATGGTGGTGAACGGCGTCGTTTGAGGTAAAATTGAAGGAAATAAAACATAGCACAGGGAATAACTGAACCTAAGATTAGCCCACCTCTACCTTGAACTATACCTTGTAAAGGTACAATCAGTCTGATACCTGTTGACGATGATGACGACTCAGATTTAGATTTAGATTCATCTTCGATGCCGGAGTTGGTGAGAATCCGGTGACCTGATTTTTGTGTCATTTAAGTCGCCGGGGGTACTGAGATAGTGAGATAGTCGGCGATTTGGTGTGAGTGTTGCTTGGTGGTAGAGTGATCCTTTTTGTTTTATGTTTTTTTGGAATCTATAGTGAAGTATACACCTTTTGTTTGGTATGAAAAATATGGTACTGTGACATGTTGCTAGAAAAATTATTTGAAAAAAAgataaaaattcgaattaaaaagttgagggactcggattgcaattttgtgtataaacgaaggaccaacgaagcaaaaaagtcaaagagtaaaaagacgattttaccctcacatgcatggcacatgtcaaaggTCAACGTCCAATTTAGACGGAAGttagacggagggactcggattgcaaaattttgcaattttaaggactcgaaaatccaaaaaaaaaacttgagggactcggattgcaatttcgtgtataattgaaggaccaatGGAGCAAAAAAGTCTAAAAACCGTCACGGAAGTTATGTTTATTTAATTTAATGGATTTGAAAGTCGGAAACTATCACCAAATTGTTACGTATGTGACAGTAGGTATAGCACAAAAAAGGTATCCTAAGTTTGAGTGGACGTTGGGTATGGTATGGGTATGAGTATGAATATGGGTGGGTGATGAATCATAATGGTCATTGGATGGAGTGTAGGTAAGGTTCCATTTACATCAACGATTCGTTACTCAACTATGGAAATAGAGATTGTGCTCATTTAAAGGAAACAAACTCCTACCAACTAACATGCTCCCTAAAGTTGGTGTGTAAATTAACTTCAATTCTTCTTTAATATTACTAACGAATTGGTGTCCTTTCATCATCAATTTATAAGGAATTTTCAATTTTTAATTTGACTAGGTGCATATTGGGAAGAAAAAAAATAGTATTACATTAATTTTAGGATGTAACGTGTGTATTTTCAAGTGATCGACGCTATCACTTGTCctgtttgtaacttccgtgttggcACTAGGGATCACACTAATATCACATGTATCACAACTGTTAGTCTATGGAATCGAATTCGTATATGACCGATTAAATCAATAAACAAACAACATCAAACCGTTATGCATTTATTTTGGCTTGACTTTGGCGTCTAAGGAACGACATTCTTTTTGGATTCAACATTGTCAAGGAAGATCTTTTTGATAACATTAGATTGTCGTCTTTTTCTTGGTTAACACAGCTAGAAGTAAAATTACTCAAAGCTGGAACTTGTGACTTTCTAATCATTTGAAATCATTTGGTAAGTTTTTTGCTAGCCTGGGCTAGTTTTCTAATTAAattgttgtttaaaaaaaaaaaacgtgcgTATTTAAAAAATCTTAGACCTAAGTTTTAGTAGAAAAAACTTAAACCTTCAAAAATATATAATGGTGCTTAGAAACAAGATTATTTATATTTTaagcttaaaaatattaataattttattaaggaATCTATAAAAATGAAAGGTTTATAAAATCATGTGATATACAGAAACAGTAAATTTGCCATTTATAAGAAAACAGCAGAAGGCTAGCAAACGTCACCAAcatacaagtttttttttttttttcaaataaattgCAATGCAGCATAATTCCCACAAACAATGTGCATGACATTGTACAATCCAATGGACACCATCGCTACATGACACATTTATCATTTTTAAATGCAGATTCGAACCTACAGACCCTGCTGTATTACAGGCCCATTAACGTAAACATTCAGACAGTAGAAATGTAAATATAAAAGTTCAAAGGTTTGAAATGAGTAGCGTCTCTTCATCAGTGATCCTCGACCTTCTTCAACCCCTTCATATCTGTGGTTTCCACTCTGCATTGTATACAACGTCCAATAAAAATCACAAAAACTCAATTCaaaatctccacaaaactgttttTCGTATTACAAAACAGGTATGATAGTTTATAAGTTTTTGTATCAATCTCTAAATGGTTAGATAATTGTATTTCACAAACTGACAAAGCAGTGGTTTCTAGCATTGACCTAATGACAACAGCTTGTGCTTGTCTTATAGTTGACTAACAATTAACTATGATCAAGATTGGAAAAGTCGTGACCTTTGAAACGACTAGTCACTCAAGTCGGATCGAGTTGAACATTGACTTTTAAAAAATATCATACTGTATTacacataaatatttcaaacatatgtatggGGCACAAaaaatattgaaaaaaaaaaaaaagactttgaccaaccttgactttgaccgactcagaCAGACTTTAACCGACTAATTAGACGTTTTTGGACGAAACAGGACGGGCGAGTCTAAATGATAAATCAGACGACTAGTTGACCAAGACGGCAGCCGTTTAAGACGCTAACAATAGTGTCATCAGATGAAACGAAGAGAAAGATGAGCATGAGAAACTTACGTCATTCCTTGCAGAATAATCTTTTGGACTTTCGTCATATCAGCACCAGATTGATTGTCCTCGATGAATATTGTCAAACTATAATCCAAATTACGTTTATTAGCCTAATATTTTTCCAGACTGAAGAAAGAGACAAAATATTAAGTAGATACTAATTACCTGCGAACATTTTGAAACTTAACATACTTCAACTTAACAGGTGTTCCCTGAAAGAGACAGAAAGCAAAAGCGTACATGATGAAACCAAGATAAAGACTAGCTTTACATACTAACCCAGCGACTCCAGCCATGTATGCAAGGAAAAAAGCGAACACGGAAACTAGATGTGATAAGATGGGCGTGACAGGTAACGGGTAATTTGGTGGTAAGGGTCGAAACAGGGCGGGCCATGTTTGATTGGCCCGCAAACTTCTTAGTCAACAATTAATTTACACAATAagtcatttattatgattatagaaGCAACATTATTACATGAACAATCTaacttttatttttggttaaattcCTTAAAAGATTTTCTGTGTTAACGTAGTTTGGGTAAATTTCAAGTTTCACCCATTCCCCTTTAagctaaatatttatttttaattgacTCATTTGAGATGACGCCATAAAACACAGCGCAGATCGACCCATTATAAGTGAGCGGAACAAAATCTCCACTGAACCAAACAGCAAATGAACGTTTAGGAATAAAGGCGTACCTTGAGATTCTCAGGAGATAAAGTAATTGTGTCACTAGGAGGGTAGTCGCTAACATTACTGCATCAAATTTATGCATTGTAATCACACGCAATATATATAGTATATGGTATATACAATAACAGAACCAGAAAAATGAGGATGTGCCGAGTAGTAATTATATTTTTAGGTTACCTGAACCCCATATGTTCCTTGTTTGTATAGAGCTTTACGACATGAGGACCTGCATAATGATAGAGATAAGACTGTTGTAGAGTTGCAAATGTAAGAAGACCATGCAATGCATACAAGTAGAGGTGAACTTGAAGAATATATACACGTATACAGTAAAAGAATCAAATGACATGGAGtcgtgttaataataacaatatatatatattacatatacataAATAAAAGCACACGCTGTTAACTTGGAGAACTATCATACAAAGAAATAGTTATATAACTCCAATATCAAACAAAATCAGTGTACAAAAGAATAAAAATAGATCTGAAACTCTAATATCTTAAAGTAGGTGTAAAGAAGTATGGAGTGATAAAGACACTGATACACTGCCACTATGGTTCTTCATGGCATCAACAATAGTGCAAAGGTTGTCAAATATCTGAATTTACTCAATTTTAAATCAAGTAAAGAATACTATGATTCTAGTTACTAATGAGATAATAGATTCACGTATATGTACCACTCCTATCTCAAAATATGTCATGTTTGAATAGGACATGGCATAAAAGGAGAATTTTTCACTATAAACTAAGTAACTGTAATGTTGCTTTATAAGACATATTTGAGAGCAATGATAGGCAAAGATCAACGTTATCAAAAGCATGTAATTGTAATGATAACAACGAATTAGATAATTATGAAAATGTTATTTTCCAGTAAAGGGAACGATAAAGTTTTCGTGAATAACCAAGATAGGATGTCATTATATATGAATTTAACATTGAGCTCAAATTTGACATATGCAAATTCGATATTTGTAGTTAAGTTCTACGTAGAAACACAGGGAAAGTTGATATCCAGAAAATCGAAGTAAAGTTCTAAGTGACTTGCGATTAATCAAACATTAGTTAGTGCATGCCGTTCTCCCAAAATTCTTCTAGTCAGTGTGGTTAAAACTTAATATCTTAAAAAGAACTAAAATATAAACACCGAAAAAGGAGAATACTGCGGAGACTGATATAGAAGTGGGCCCGTGTTCGTTAATTCAGACTTGCAGTTCTAACTGTTCcgaggaaaaaaaaaataagaatagcGCTAATAAAAGGGAAGACAGAAAATGGAATGTCGCAGGACACCGAGGAGGTTTATATGTTAGCGACTTGAAACGTCAGATCAAATATTTTTGTAAGATACTCTAGTTAAAAAGATGATGGAAAAGTAGATTTTAAACTAAAGACACTTGACACACTGAGACGACGGTAAGGAAAACAAAGTTGTAAAGATTTCACGGGTGTCAATGGATAGATATAGCATACAAACTTCtaatttataaaataaaacaaaacaaaagaaaagaaaaaaggtaAGAGAAGTTAACTTAATGCATACAATGAGTTGTAAGAGAGACAGCGAATAAAGCATGATGCAATAAAAATAAAACAGCATACAATGTATGTAAATGCAGCTAGAGTTATGTCTTGGTGCAATAACAAACATGAATACATGTGATAGTGACCACGTGTTCTACATAGGTTACACCAAGTCCCCAAAAATTGGTGTTATATCCTTGATTTAAGTTGTTTAAATTTGGATTAGTTTGTTTTTGCAGTTTGTATGATTGTTTAAATAGCTTGTTTGCAGTTCTGTATTTGGGTGGGAGTATGTTCCCTGTCCCATTGGTGGTTTGTACTGGCTAAGTAGTTCTATTAATATATTTTTTGCCATTTACTAATAAAAAGACATAAAAAACAATTAGTATTTATATCCTTAATTTTTCTTCTGTAATGGACTAACTCATAAAGATGTAGGTTTCAAAGTAAGATAGTATCCATTTGTCATCTAACCAAGTTTATGTCTTCTTGTAAAACTTATTAATTATGAAATTTGCACGGTTGTAAAAGCCGGCCGATGTGTCGATTTGGGGACTAGCCCATCCCGGCTCACACAAAAACGCCTTAAAAGTCGGTCAACACTAAAAATCGGGTCAAATTCGGGCTTAGTCGGCCGAGTTGGTCAAAGTCCAAGTTAGgtcaaaaaattatattttttaaaattagattttgtgccatatatctatgtttaaattatttatgttttatgatatatattattacttaaAGACAACGTTGGTCAACGTCCGACTTGTCCCCGACttacgacttttacaaccttggaaATCTGTATATTTGTTAATTGTTACAAAATTTAAATCACCTATATACTGAACAGATAGCCTTAACGTAGTATTCCCACATCACAGAACCCATGCTCCCAAAAAGGTCATAATTAATTATACAAATCAACCTTGGGATTGGGAACTCTATCGTGTATACTAGAAACAGACACAACGGTGTTTGGTCATTTACCTTCCTCCTCGGGTCCTAAAATAACAATGGAGTGCAATTTGATAACTTGGGTAAATGGTATGTAGATCAGAAGCTGCTCATCTGCATCACTCTCCAGAATTAGACCATCATCTTCTCTATAACCCTGTTCCACAGACAAAAGCattctatattatatatacttttaccAAATAGCAAGGTTGAAAAAGTCGCTAATCGGGTTCAAGTCGGTCGGGAGTCGGGACCTTGTAGAGGCTAATCGGCCAAGGGCAAGTTGGGGTGTTTTACAACCATGCCATATAGGAATTTTCAGGTGGATGTttagttgtgtgtgtgtgtgtgtgtgtgcttgTATGTACTCAATCGATCAAACATATAATTGCTTTAATCAAGTGCTTCAGCTTGAATGCAGTGACAATTCGGGTTTCTTAACATGATATCTACAACCTCAATATTTTGTTAATCTTGAATACAGAATGATAATGACATATATCACTCAAATAATTTAGTTATAACACGAGCTAGTTACACTATGAATTGAAGCTTATGataaagaacaaaaaaaaaaaaaaaaaaaaaaaaaaaaaaaaaaaaaaacaaatggtgAATATGGCATGCATGAAACAAGCACAGATGGGTGTGAGAGACTGGGGAATGGGTCGAGTAAAGTCCTGCTGCAAACCCTTAAGTCAATAAAAACAAGAGGTCCTTTTAAAAATGATTATGCTGCACCTTCTTAATCATTAAAGCCACACCCATTGACACAGACAAACGTCTCAAAGTCACTTGTTCAAGTGTTTTCTTTCCACTTAGGGCCTCATAACAATTAACAATGGAAAAAATAATAACAATCGAAAGAAGAATCACACTGTTGACTATTTAAGTAAAAGAAGACATGTCAGAATACAAAAGTGTTGATAAACTAGAAACGCAGGACTAGCTTGCATATTATAAGCAAAGGCATCTACCTTTATTAACCCTTATACACGCAGACAAACTTACACACCACGAAATTTTATGCATCAAATGAATTACTTGTGATTCGAACACTGTCAACAAACATCTAGTTTTGACGGCAAACTTAGCCTATGTTCTTAAAAAGAACATATAAAAAAAGTAAAAGAGAATCATCATATAGTTCCAGAGGGTGTTTGGATTGGGCTTATTTGATGAGCTTATTGATCCTGTAAATCGGGTTATCACATAAGTAAAAAAGCTCCTCTATTTTTGGTTTATGCTTACGAGCCTATTTTTTTTCTAGAAACACAATAAGCTCCATAGAATAAAGCTCACCCAAATACTTCAAATAAGCAATATAAGTATATAACTAACCCCTCCAACAataaactaataatataataataataataatgtttataacaaATACCAAGTTTAGGTTTGAACTTCCCTAATATCAAATGCAAGATACAATTTTTGTATTAACCAGAAATTGAAcagataaatacataaataaaaggtAGTAGCAAACAAGGGTACCTGTTTAAGAGCATTAGGGTAAGGGTGACTGGTGTTTTGATTAAGGCATTCAACTCCAGTCCAGTCTATGAAATCCAGTAAATCAACCTGCACCTCATACTTACTATCTTAATCACTTGCTTACTTATTAAATAAATTAAATGTGATACAcctaattaataacaataacaaattaaATGAAATTAGggcaaaattattaattttaagacCTGATTTCGTAGAATAGCGGAAGTAGTAGATTCAGTAGACATCGTCAGCGGCCGAATAATAATTTGAATGAATGAAAGACTGCTGCTGTTCTTGATCGAGCGATTGACTCTTCGAAAATTCTTGAAACTTTTTACTTGAACAACACGAACGAACGATTAAAATTATATTCGATTCGATATTTTACGCTCAAAAAAATAAGCCGCCGGCCCACTACGAATGTTGGGCCTAGGAATACAAGATTTATTTAACAATGTAAAATCTGTTATAATTCTaatttattgttaataattataattattatggtGTATACTTTTGCAAGCAAGacttatttattaatattcatgaaCAAAGAGAATGAGAATAAATTTAGAGAATTTTGATTATGAAATTATTGTCTGTTTAGAAGCTTACATTGATGTAGTATTTATACTAAAAATTGGCCATCCATATTTGACTTTGtttacatttatgttatattataacactctcccttggatgacaattttattaaagagcaactagtactgcctcgttaaaaaccttgctaaagaaaaaaattcagtgggataaaaactttagtcaagggaaaaagagtgcagtatagagttgactccccctcaagtagacatcgctgagtcgtcacatcttttgaacttgcctcatgccaatattgtgaatgtgtgttctgaaaacagcggttgacagtgctttggtataaagatcagcagagttgttgattgaacgtatctcattttaatctggttgtcttttacgagatcttgagtatatgataagaatctgagttttcatctgaaactgtatcatctaaatcttttatgtacaagtttagcctctgtgatttgtctacagtctccttcatggtttgctcaaacccttgtttcaattcctattcccttttagtcttttctgagccttaccaacataccattcttttccatcaaacttatgaccgttaagaccgtctatggctttggcgcctcgtcagcatttatattttgttctgtcacttttgatactcttctttcatttgtattatgcaagctgcattatcttcatatatagttgttggtgaagatagttgttggtcttttatagcgttatagtccacaagaatcaataatgatttgtgtcattgatctcaaccaaacacattttcgagtagtttcatataatgcaatcacttcgtcatgatttgatgatgttgcaacaagtgtttgttttaagaacgccatgattttgtggtacctccatttaggaatacatatccagtttgagatttagctttatgtggatcagataaataacctgcatctgcataatcaaccaaatcttgttttgattcgttagaataaaataatcctaaatcagtagttcctcgaaggtatcgagatatgtgtttgatcccattccagtgtcttttggtgggAGCTGAGctgaactgtgacgatcgctccaaatccatatggacgaacacgtcattcattgatttcattgagaggtatttgacctctatatgatacgttttgtaaacattgcattcttttgaaaaggcacaccataaatgaatattt
This genomic window from Rutidosis leptorrhynchoides isolate AG116_Rl617_1_P2 chromosome 2, CSIRO_AGI_Rlap_v1, whole genome shotgun sequence contains:
- the LOC139893035 gene encoding PITH domain-containing protein At3g04780, translating into MSTESTTSAILRNQVDLLDFIDWTGVECLNQNTSHPYPNALKQGYREDDGLILESDADEQLLIYIPFTQVIKLHSIVILGPEEEGPHVVKLYTNKEHMGFSNVSDYPPSDTITLSPENLKGTPVKLKYVKFQNVRSLTIFIEDNQSGADMTKVQKIILQGMTVETTDMKGLKKVEDH